The region CAACGGGACCTTCGACGACAAAAGGCTGCTGGTCTTCTGCAAGGCTCATGTTGGATTACTCCGCAGCATCTTTGTGGGCGTTTTCGCCGAAGCTTCTCGTTGGCTCTTCGAAGCCGCAAGAGGTTCCGTCCGTGTGGATGACATCGGCTTCCCAGGGCAGCTTGTAGGTGCCGGCGGCAAGGTCGATCATGTAGGTATAGGGACAATCCTGAGCCCCGCCCTTGACGGCGACATAGCCGCGATGACCGAACTGGTAGATGTTGTTCTCGACACTCCAGTTGATCCGCGCTTCACGAACCAGATCCGGGCGCACTTCGGCCGTGATAATTTCGTTGGGACGACCGCTGGTGCCGTGGGCGATGATCGAGCCGTCGAAATTGACGATCATGCCTTCGCCCATTGAATCGAAGGTTCCGTCTGTCCCGCACATGCAGACGTTTGCCGTGACCATGAGGTTGCAGAAGGCGTTGGACTGGTTGGTGAACTTCCAGCTCTCGCGGATCGGGGCGGTGTAGCCTGCCGTCCGGATCATGATCTCCGCGCCCTTGTAGGCACATTCGCGCGCCATCTCGGGGAACATCCCGTCGTGGCAGATGATCAAGGCGATCTTGGATCCCTTGGGCCCCTCGATGACCGGGATGCCTTGGTCTCCCGGTTCCCAGGGCTCGACGGGGACCCAGGGGTGCATCTTGCGATAGTAGAGTTTCAGCTCTCCGGTGTTGTCGATGACCAGACCGGAGTTATAGGGCATGCCGCCGGGGTTCAACTCCATGATGGAGAAGCAACCCCAGATGTCATTGTCCACACAGGCCTTCTTGAAGGCTGCGACTTCCGGGCCGTCGAGACGGCACATGATGTCTGGATTGATGTCCATGGACAAGCCGTGCAGGGCGTATTCGGGAAAGACCACCAGATCCATCGTCGGCATGTTGCGGCGTGCCTTGGCCACCATGTCGACGATAACCTGTGTCTGGTTTGCCAGGTCGATTTCGGTTTCCACTGTAGGCAGCTGGAGCTGAACCATGCCAAGGACCACGCCATTGGGCGCTTTGTTGAGGCCTCCAAGTCCGTTCATGCTGTGGCTCCTTATTTGGTGATGGACAGTTCGCCGGGGGCGCCTTTGAGCGACCGTTTCGGCGATGTGCTGACAATCATGATCAAAAGCGTGAGGATGTAGGGCGCGGCATTGAAGAAGTGATATCCGCGCGAAATGCCGATGGACTGGAGTGCTGGACCAAGGGCGCCGGCGGCCCCGAACAGAAGAGCCGCCCAGAAGCAGTAGATCGGGTTCCACCTTGCGAAGATCACGAGGGCCACTGCCATGAGCCCCTGACCTGAAGACAGGCCCTCGGTCCAGCTGCCTGGATAGTAGAGGGAGAGAAACGACCCGCCGATGCCGGCCAAAAAGCCTCCAGCGGTGGTCGCCAGCAAGCGCACCAGATTGACGTTGATGCCGAGTGCGAGCGCGGCTGGTGCACTGTCTCCGGTGGTGCGCAGGACCAGCCCGTAGCGAGTGTTCTTCAGAGCCCACCACAAGAGCACGGCAAGACCAACCCCCAGCAGGAACAGAGGATTGATTTCAAGCGCTTGGCGGATTCCGGGGTGATCGCTCCAGCTGCCAAGGGACAGTGCGGGCAGGCGCGGAGCCGAGGGTTGGATGTAGGCCTTGCCGAAGAAGAAGGCGAGACCCGTGCCAAAAAGCATCATCGCGATGCCGATGGCGATGTCGTTGACCTTTGGCAGCTTGCAAAGATAACCATGGAGAGCGCCAAAGAAGGACCCGGCCACTCCGGCCACAAGAACGCCGAACCAGGGCGACCCGGTGTGATAGGAGATCGCGTAACCGGACATGGCGCCAAAGACGAGTGTGCCCTCGAGACCAAGATTGATGCGGCCCGATTTCTCGGTGAGCATTTCGCCGAGGCTGACGAAAAGAAAGGGCGTCGAGACCCTGATCGCGCCGGCAAACATGGCCAGCAGGACCGTCATCAGCCCGGTGTCGTCACCCATCACAGTGCTCCTTTTGAACGAAAGAATGGCAGACGCCCGTAGAAGGTCTCGGAGACCAAGAGCACCAGAAAGATAAGGCCCTGAAGGAGTAGAACGGTCGCGTCGGGCAGATCCATTCGCCGCTGGACAAGTCCTCCTGACGCGGCAATGCCGCCGAGGAAAATCGCGACAGGAACTATGACGAGTGGGTTATGCCGTGCGAGAAACGAGACGAGGATGCCGGTGAAACCGTAACCGGCGATCAGGGAGGCGTTGGCCTTGCCGTGGATGGCCGCGACCTCGAAGAAACCGGCAAGCCCCGCGCAGGCCCCTGCGATCGCGCAGGAAATCACCACCAGCTTGCCGACGGGAAGTCCCTGGGCTTGAGCCGCGCGCAGGTTTCCGCCCGCGATCTGTGCGGCGAAACCAAAGGTTGTCCGGTTCATCAGCAGATACAGGAGACCGCAGAGGAGAATGCCGACAACCAGTCCCCAGTGGACGTCTGTGCCAGGAATGAAGCCCACCATGTTTTCTGAGCCAATTGGCGCCGTGGAGGGCTTGTTCGGGTCGGATGGATCACGAAGCGCGCCTTCGACGAAAAAGTTCAGGATCGAGACGGCGATATAGAACATCAAGAGAGAAGCGATGGTTTCATTCACGCCCCTGAAATGGCGAAGAGCACCGACGCATCCAATCCACGCGCCGCCGGCGATCATGGCCGCTAAAAGCATGACGGCGAGCAGGACATAGGAGGGCACCACGCCGATCAGCGGGATCGCGATGGCCCCTGCGGCAAAGCCGCCGAGAACGAGGGCCCCTTCGCCGCCAATGATCACCAGTCCCAGACGCGCCGGGATGGCAACGCAGAGAGCTGTGAACACGAGGGGCGCCGATCGCGCGAGAGTGTTCTGCCAAGAGAAACTGGTTCCGAAACCGCCGCGCCAGACCAGGGAAAAGAAATCAACAGGAGACTTGCCGAGGGCAAACAGGAAGATCGAGAACAAAATTCCGGAGACGATCAGGGCCAGGATCGGCATGACGACGTATTCCGACGAGCGCCGGACCCTTTCCAGGGTCTCGCTGAAGCGACCCTTGTCCGCTGTCAGGGGCAATGTCTCGGTCGTATCGGCCATTCTTTGTCCTGTTGGAGTTTCGCATTTTGTGGCGGTTTGCCGAAAAGCATGCAGTCCCTCCGGAGCCGGGACAGCTCCGGAGAGGTTTCAGTCCAGGTGAACCGTCAGGTGATCGAGCCGATGACGCCTTCAACCAGGAAGTCGGTCTGATCGAGCGATGGCTCGTAGTTGTCGAGGCTTGCACCAGCAGCCAGCAACGGCGTTCCATCCTGCTTGTTGATCGGTCCGGTGAAGATCGGCTTGCCCGCTGTCACGTCAGCGCGTGCTGCGTCTGCCGCCGCGATGGCAGCTTCGCTGGCGCCTGCGCCGTATGGCGTGCTGCGAACGAAATCGACATCGAAGCCGCCGCCTGTGAAGTTTGGCAGTGCTGTGCCCTCAGCAAGGTCAGAGGCAAATTGCTTGTAGATCGTTTCCCATTTGTACTCGGCGCCGGTGATGAAACCGTTGGGGGCGAGCGGAGCCTGTGAGGCATTGTGGCCGCAGCACTTGATGCCGCGCGCCTCGGCCGTCTCGATCACGACTTTCGGGCCATCGACATGGCAGGTGAGAACATCGCAGCCAGCTTCCACGAGCGCGTTTGCAGCTTCGGCTTCACGAACGGGCATGGACCATTCACCGGTGAAGATGACCTGAACGGTCGCATCCGGGTTGACCTTGCGGGCGCCCAAAAGGAACGAGTTGATGTTGCGAAGAACCGTTCCGATCGGCTTGGCCGCGACGAAGCCGAGCTTGTTGGTCGTGGTCGACAGGCCGGCGGCCACGCCATCTACGTAGTGAGCCTGATCGAGGTAGCCGAAATAGCTGCCTGCGTTCTTTGGGTCGGCGTCTGTCCAAAGCGGAGCTGCATGACGGAATTCAACATCCGGATACTTGGCGGCGGCATCCAGAACGAACGGCTTGTAGTAGCCGAAGGAGGTCGCGAAAATCATCTTCGCGCCGTCTAGGTTGATCATCGATTCCATCGACTTTTGGACTGCGATGGTTTCAGGAACGCTTTCTTCTTCCACCACAGTGACACCCGGGACTTCCTTCAGGGCGGCGGCGGCAACCGCATGGGCCTGGTTCCAGCCAAAGTCGTCACGCGGGCCGACGTAAACAATGCCGACAGTCAGATCGCTGGCAAAAGCGGACTTGGCGATGCCGGCGGCGGAAAGGCCAAGGATGCCGGCTGCAGAATTTTGCAGCATCGACCGGCGGTTGAGTTGGAATTTTGACATGTTCAGGCTCCCATATCAGTGCGGGTTGGAGCGGGCGTCTTGCCCAAGCTTGACCTCGTACTTTCATCAGCAACCGGCATGCCAAATGCGCCATCTGCGGCTGCAGATGGTCTAAAGGGCTGCCGAACGGACGATTTCGGGAACGAGATCGGTTTGCGAGCTGCGAGAGGGCAGCCCGAGGGTCGATAAGGTGCTAAAAAGCCACCAGTCTTGCTGGTGGTGAGTAGAATTTGTGCAGCTTCTCTCATGAGCGGATGTCCTCGCTCGCAGCTGTCTTGACCGGTTCATAGCTGGCATCGAGGCGCATGCGCAAATAATCGGCGCCACTGACCGGCGGGTATTTCGCTGGCTTATCCGAACTCTGACAGGTCGGCAGGCAGGCGACCTCCGCGTCCGGATTCGGATCCAGGAAAAAGGCGATGGAGTAACGCTCCCGGCCGCCGGTGTTGACCACCCGGTGAGGTGTCGAAACATAGATGTTGTTGGTCCACCGCATCAGGCAATCGCCGATGTTGCATACGAATGCGCCCTCGATGGTCGGGGCTTTCAGCCAGACGCCATCACGGCGCTGGACCTCGAGGCCGCCGACGGCGTCGGGCAGGAGGATGGTGATGTTGCCGTAGTCGGTGTGCGTACCGGCGCCGATCTGCCCGGCATCCGCATCATCAGGCTGTGGCGGATAATGCAGCAGGCGGAGCGTTGCCAATGGAGCGTCGAGTTTGTCTTCGAAGAATGTCTGCTCGATGCCAAGATCGAGCGCAATGGCCCTGTGCAGGGTACGGCCAAGGCCCCAGACCGCGTTGAAATAGCTTAAGACTGTGTCCCTCCAACCGGGCAGCTCCGGCCAGAGATTGACGGCACGAAAGGGCTCACCTGCCAGGATGCGCGGGTCATCGGCGCTCAAATCGAGACCGATGTTATAGGCTTCCTTGAGGTCCGAGGGCTTCGTCGGATCAAGGTTTTCGCCCTTCATCGGCACGTAGCCACGATTGGTCTTGAAGAAGTTCCGGCTCAAGGCGGCTTTGGCATCTGTCGGTTGAGCGAAAAGCGTGTGGGCGGCGGTAAACGTCGCGTCGATCAGTTCTGCCTCGACGCCGTGGTTGCGGACGTAGAAAAAACCGGTTTCCCGCGCGGCCTTTCCCAGTTCGCCTGCAACTAGTTGCAAGCCCTCCGGTGTGCCGGCAAAAGCCGGTGCCAAATCAATCACTGGGAGCTCAAGTTCGCTCATCGTTTTCGGTTCTGCCTTTTGACCCGGAGCGGTCTATTCCGCCGCTGCAACGGGTTGTGTTTGTCCAAGCGTATCGATGTAGGTACGCCAGCTCTTCAGGTGCGTGATGTTCTCGGCCCCATCGGTTCCTGCGGCTTCGCAAATGAAGCCCTGAACCGATCGACCATCGGCCAGTTCGATTGTTCCAAGTCCAAGTGGCTCGGGAATGCTTGCAAGAAAACTGCCAACCTCGCTCAGGGGGAGCGCCCAGATTTCAAGGTCTATTTCTCCGCCGGACCCGTCTTTGCCACGCACGAGGCCTGGTCTTTTGGGCGGACCGCCTGCCAGAGCGTAGAATGAATAGGCTTTGCCGGTGGTGGCCGTTTCGAGAAAGCGTGCGCTGCGGGAGGTCAGCTCATGATTAAGCGCCATGCCGGACATGTGCGCGCCGCAGACCGCCAGAGCGAGTTCACCTGTGGTTGCCCCGGGCACGAGATCTGTTGATTTGGGCAAGGCCCAGCCAGTCGCGCCGAGCGTGTGGGGCGCAGCTTGCTCTAACCTTGATCCGAGGGCAGCGAGGAAGCCGTCGCGCCCTGCGGCTGCAAGCAATGTCACGTTGCCGGGGCGGCCGTCTGAGCGTGGTGCGACCGGAACGGCCAGGCCGCACATGTCGAGCAGATTGACGAAGTTGGTATAGGTGCCGTTTCGCGAATTGGGGCCAATGGGATCTGCGTCCAGGTCGGCGACGGAATAGAAGGTCGGCATGGTCGGCACGCACAGCAGGTCTACCGATTGCATCACCGGTTCAGTCTTGCGGGCCAGTTCCTTCAGCCGGTAGATCCCGCGGAAAGCGTCAGTTGCTGACAGTTTCAGCGCTGCGCCTACGACCTGCCGCGTCACCGGATGGACGACCTCCGGCGTGTCGCGCATCAGGTCCTCAAGAACCGTGTGGCGCTCGGCAACCCAGGCGCCTTCGTAGAGCATGTGGGCGACGTCATAAAAGGGCGTGAAGTCGACTTCGATGATGTCGGTGCCGTCATCTTTCAAAAGCGCAATCGTATCGGCAAAGGATTGCGCCTGCACTTCGTCGCCGAAGAACTCGATCGACGCAGCATCCGGGATGCCAATGCGAAGCTTTGGCGGGACAGCAGAGAGAGGAGGCGCTGCGATTGAGCGTGAATAGGCATCGGCTGCGTCAAAGCCGGCAGCTGCCTGGTAGGCCGCATATGCGTCTTCGACCGTCAGCGCGAAGATGGAAATGGTGTCTAGGCTGCGGCACGCTGGCACGACGCCGCTTGCAGAGAGTGCGCCAAGGGTTGGCTTGAGACCGACGATATTGTTGAGGGCGGCCGGCACGCGGCCGGAACCGGCGGTGTCCGTGCCGAGCGAAAAGCTGACAATGCCGTGGCCGACAGCGACAGCTGAGCCTGATGAGGAACCGCCTGGAACCATGGCCGGGTCTACTGCATTCTTTGGTGGCTGGTAGGGGGACCTCACGCCAACAAGCCCGGTCGCAAACTGATCGAGATTGGTTTTGCCGATCAAAAGCGCCCCAGCCGCTTTCAGCTTGGCAACGACAAAGGCGTCTGTTTCGGCGAGGAATTCGTAAGCTGGACAGCCAGCGGTCGTCGGTTTTCCGGCCGCGTCGATGTTGTCCTTGATCACGAAGGGAATGCCCCAGAGCGGCCTGGCCGGATCAAACGAACCCAGCGCGGCGGCTTCTTCGAGGAGTTCCGCCTTATCGATGAGGTGAATGAAGATGCCTGGGTCGGCGATTTCCTCTATCCGGCGATAGACCTCTTCAACGACATCGCCCGCCGGCAGCCCGTCCTGATAGGCGGTGTGCAGTGACGTGAGAGTGAAGGGAAGGTCAAACATCGAAATACCTCAACATTTTCTTGTTGTTGTCAGGCCGCCGAAAAGGTCGGTCTCGTCAAAGTCGGGGGCTTTGGGGCTGCTGATAGCAACGCACGGGTATAGGGGTGGGCAGGCGTGTCCATGACCTGAGCCGTGGGTCCTTGCTCTATGATCTCGCCGTCCTTCATCACGACCACATGGTCACAGAGCAGTCGAACGACATGAAGATCATGGCTGACGAAGAGATAGCTGACGCCGAGCTTAGCGCGCAGGTCGACAAGAAGGTTCAGGACCACAGCCTGGATGGAAACATCCAAAGCGGCTGTTGGCTCATCAAGCACCAGAAACTCTGGATTGAGGGCAATTGCGCGGGCTATCCCTACACGTGCCTTTTGGCCCCCGGAGAGCTGGTGCGGAAACCGGTCTAGCAAGGGCTGCGGAAGTCCGACAAGGTCCGCCAGTTCCTCGACGCGTGCCCGCCTTTGTGTACGGTCCATCTTTGCCAGACGTGCAAGAGGCTCGCTTATGGACTGCCGCGCGGTATGGCGCGGGTTGAAGCTGTCGGTCGCATCCTGAAAAACCATCTGGATCGACGCGCGGCGCGGATCGCGGGCAAAGGACTGTGCCGGGGTTTGCGCAAGATCCTCACCATTGAAGCGAATGACGCCGCTTGTCGGATCGTCCAGACGCACAAGCATTGAGGATGTCGTCGACTTGCCGCAGCCGGATTCCCCGACGAGGCCGACGCTTTGACCCTTTTGAACATCAAATGAGATGCCCTTGACCGCGTGCACCGGACCGGACTTGCCCTGATAGGTCTTAACAAGATCGCGGACTTCCAGAAGCGGCGTGCCTGAGGGATGAAACTGCGGCATTGGCGTGCGTTTGCTCGTGGGCAGGAGCGAGCGCACTTCAGCTCCCGCACGTGGCGTGGCGTCCACGAGTTTTCGGGTGTAGGCGTGCTTGGGGGCGACGAAAAGCTGCTCCGGCGCACCTTCTTCAACGACTTTTCCGTCTTTCATGACAACGATCCGGTCGCAGTATTGAGCCCCCAGACCCAGGTCATGGGTGATGACCAATGCGCTCATGCCGCGTTCTGAGATCAATTCGCTGATCAGATCCATCACCGCTTTTTGGGTGGTGATATCGAGGCCTGTTGTCGGCTCGTCCGCGATGAGCAATTTCGGGTCACAGGCGAGGGCAATAGCGATCACGACGCGTTGGCACATGCCGCCTGACAGCTCAAACGGGTAGGCGTGATAGCGCGCTTCGGCGTCATGAATGCGGACGGCCTCAAGGGCCTTGATGGCTTTCGCCCTGGCCGTGAAACGGGTTGCCTTGGCGTGGCGGCGCAAGACGTCCTCGATCTGATGACCGACTTTGCGGATCGGGTTGAGCGCCGCACGCGGGTTTTGAAAGATCATCGAGACCTCGCGTCCACGAAGATCGCGCATGGCGCTCTCCTTGGCGTTTTTGAGATCAAGCCCGCCATAGGAAAGGGTGCCGCCGGTGATCGAGCCGCCTTTGTCCAACAGGTGCATCAGGGCGTAGGAAGTGACTGATTTGCCGGAGCCGGACTCGCCAACAATTCCTAGAATTTCGCCCTTTGCGACGTTGAGCGAGACACCGCGAACGGCTTGAACTTCGCCTCGTCGGGTCTGAAAGGAGACCTTGAGCTTGTCGATTGAAAGCAGGCTCATGTGCGCTGCCGGGGGTCGACTATGTCGCGCAACCCGTCTCCCAGAAGATTGAAAGTGAACACCGCGAACATCAGGGCAAAACCGGGGAAAAAGGCCAACCACCATTCGCCTGATACGATGAAGTTTGCGCCCTCGGCGACCATGATGCCCCACTCCGCGGTCGGCGGGCGGACGCCCATGCCGATGAAGCTGAGACCGGCCGCGTTCAAGATGGCCCAGCCCAGGTTGAGTGAGACCTGAACCATCATCGGCGGCAGTGCGTTCGGATAGATATGAAGGGCAAGGACGCGAAGGTCGGAATTGCCGGACAGCTTTGCCGCGAGCGCAAAGCCGGAATCGCGCCGGATGTTCACTTCTGCCCGGACGAGGCGGGCGTAGAAGGGAATGTTGATGACTGCCGTGGCGTAGACGATGTTTTCCACCGTGTTGCCGAGCGCTGCGACGATGCCCATGGCCAGCACGAACAGAGGAAAGGCCATGATCGTGTCAAACAGGCGGTTGAGAACAGCATCGAGCCAGCCGCCCCAATAGCCGGCAATAGCTCCCAGAACCGAGCCGATGACGAAAGACAGGGCGACGGCGGCGATCGAAATCGCCAGATCCAGCCGCGTTGCCACGATGACCCGGCTGAAGACATCCCGGCCGAGGTTGTCGGTGCCGAAGAGATGGTCCCAAGAGGGTGGCTGAAGCGCCCGCGATGCGTTTGAGGCGAGCGGATCATAGGCAACGAGCGAAGGACCGAAGAGTGCCGCCACGATGAGCACCAGGAACATCGCGAAGGCGAGTAGGGTGACCGGATTGGACCGAAGCACATAGACCATATGCGCCAGTGGGCCGTCCGTGTGTGTTTGTGGGCAAAGGTTTTGGGCGCTGTCGGTCATTTGGTTTGAAATCCGATGCGCGGGTCGATCATCGTGTAGGTGAGATCGATGACAAGGTTGAGCGCCACGAACAGCAAGGCCATGGCAAGAACAAAGCCCTGAACGGCGGCATAGTCGGAGACGACCAGCGCCTCGACCGCGTAGGAACCGATGCCTGGCCAGGCGAAGACCTTTTCAACCAGGACGTTGGCGCCAAGTGTGAAGGAGAAAACCATTCCGAGCGTGGTCACGACGGGCAAGAGAGCGTTTCGGAAGGCATAGGTGGACAGCACCTTTTCTTCCGTCAGGCCGGCGGCCCGCGCTGTGCGAACATAGTCGGAAGAGAGCGCGCTGAGCATGGCGGCGCGGGTCATTCGGGCCAGCGGGGCGAGGGTGAAAAGTGCAAGCGTGATTGCGGGAAGGACCAGCTGCTTGAGAGCACCTGTCCAGGTTTCCCAATCGCCGGCGATGGCCGCATCAATCAGATAGAACCCGGTCACCTGATCTGGCTCGATGTAGATGAAATCGAGCCGGCCAAGCGGTGAGGGCGCTATTCCGAGCAGATAGTAGAAGACGTAGATCAGCACGACACCGGTGAAAAAGGTGGGCAGGGACACGCCCGCGGTGACTAGAACGCGGCACAGATGGTCGACGGCCGATCCTGGGCGGGTGGCCGCGAGAACCCCCAGCGGAATGGCAATCGAACAGGACAGGACGAGTGAGATCAGTGTCAGTTCGAGCGACGCGGGAAGCCGGGTTGCCAGGTCCGATGCAACGGATTGTCCGGTTGAGATGGACTGGCCCAGATCGCCGGACGCCAGGTCCGTCAGATAGATCCAGAACTGTGCGGGCAGGGATTTGTCCAGTCCGAGGGCACTGCGGACTTCGGCAATTGATGCCTCATCCGCAGCCGCGCCTGCAAAATAGACTGCCGGGTCGCCTGGCAGTGCCCGGGTCAGGATGAAACTGACCACGATGACCCCGAAGATGACAGGTATGGCCTGGGCGATCCTGAGCCCGATGGTCAAAAAGCGATCCGGCAGCATGTCCTATGCCTTTTTTAGGCCGCGGATGTCGAGCTGGCGGTGGAACCAGTACTCGTAGCCCGACACGTCATGGGTGCCGACGTTGAGAGCGGGTTGCCACAGGGCAATACGAGGCACTTCATCCCAGACGATTTCGATCATGCGCTTGATCTTCGGGGCATATTCCGGGTCTTCCACGGACATGTGCAGGGTCTCTGCGGTCAGAGCCTCAATTTCCTCGTTGCGGTAGTTTGAGGAATTGAACAGGTGACCTTCCAGATACGCCCAGAAGAAGTAGTAGCACGGGTAGTTCAGCCAACCGCCGAAGGTCTCGAGATGAAGCGGCAACCGCTTTTCGACGAGAGACGCCGTGCGCCAATTCGCGCCGGGAACCTTTTCGATGGTTGCGGTGATGCCGATCTTGGCAAGGTTTTCCTGAATGAGCAGCGCAGTCGGCTCCATCCAGTCGGCCTGGCTCAGCGAGATCGACAAAGGAACTTCGAAGCCGTCGCCGTAGCCTGCTTCTTCCAGAAGCACCTTGGCCTTTTCGAGATCCGTCGAATAAGGGAACTTCTGAGGCCAGGAAATGTCGGTCGGTGTGGCGTTTTCGCCGCCCCACATGGGGGCACCTCTACCATAGGCTGCGGTCTGGAAAACCTCATCATATGGGACGGCGAAGGCGATAGCCTGGCGGACGCGCTTGTCCTTGAAGGGTTCGAACGCGAGGTTTGGGCACAGGCAGTAGATGGAGTTCTCAATTGGCGTGGTCGCGACGGTGATGCCGTCAAGATCGGACAATTCCTTCGCGTCCTTGTTGGGCATGTTGAAGGACATGTTCACATCCCCGCGCTCCAGAAGGGCACGGCGGGTGGCCGGGCTCGGAACCTCCCGCAGGACCACGCGCTTGACTGCCGGCAAAGGACCTGAGGTCCAGTCGTCGTTGCGCTCATAAACAAGCTGCTCACCGGGTTTCCAGGTGGCAACCTTGAAGGCACCGGAACCAGCCGGCGTCTTGTGCAGATATTCCATCGCCCAAGGGTCTTCCTCGGTCGCATTCGCAAGGGCAACCTTGGAGTTGATGATCATCGGAACTGGGACCGCGAGATCAGGCAGTGTCAGCTTGGACTTGCGCAGAAGGTTGATCTTGAAGGTCAGGTCGTCAATGGCTTCAAACTGTTCCGGCTTTTCAAGGGAGCCAGCTTTCATCTGGACCGTCGGGAAACCTCCGACGCTGACAGCGCGGTCAAAGGACCACTTCACGTCGGCGGCGGTGATCGGCGATCCATCCTGAAATTTGCCTTCCGGGCGCAGCTTGAACACGATCGCCATGCCATCGTCCGCAAATTCCCAGCTCTCGGCAACTTCCGGCTCGATCACGGAATAATCGTAAGACAGGCTGCCGTCCGCGAGCGTCTTGGTGCCAAAGCTGACGAGCCGGTCATAGACATTGACCGCAACCTGATAGCTGGGGCGGTTGGTTCCCGTGCGATGGATGTCCAGGCTGTTGATCGTCTGGCCGGTGACGGCCACGACGACGTCGCCGCTTGCCGCAGAGGCGGGAAGAACCTTCAGGAATGGTAAGACAGATGCTCCAAGAGCCGTTGCACCAGCTCCCTTCAAGAAACTGCGTCGGGAAGTGTCGTTCATCGCGTCGGTCCTCATATTGATGAAGGAAGCCCTGCTTCCGATCTGTTGAAGCAACGATGCGCAGAATTAGTGCGTACTTCTATTGCTAATTTTGCAGCTTTGCGCTTCTTTAAATGCAGCGCTATCCATAAGGTTCTGAAAATGAAGCATCTTCAGACACTGCTGCTGATCGAAGCCGTCGCTCAGGCGGGCTCTATTCGAAAAGCTGCTGAAGACATGAACATTACCTCTTCCGCCTTGAACCGGCGGATCCAGGGGTTCGAGGCAGAGTTTGGCGCCCCGATTTTTGAACGCCTTCCGCGTGGTGTACGGCTTAATCCGGCTGGGGAACTGCTGATCCAGCACATTCGGACGCAATCGTCTGATCTGGAACGGGTGAGGGCACAGGTTGCCGACCTTTCCGGCATCCGTCGGGGGCGCGTCTCGATTTCCTGCTCACAGGCCATTCAGCCGTATTTCATGCCGAGCAAGATCGCCGAGTACCGGCGTGAGCATCCGGGTGTCACCTTTTCGGTCAATGT is a window of Labrenzia sp. CE80 DNA encoding:
- a CDS encoding formamidase produces the protein MNGLGGLNKAPNGVVLGMVQLQLPTVETEIDLANQTQVIVDMVAKARRNMPTMDLVVFPEYALHGLSMDINPDIMCRLDGPEVAAFKKACVDNDIWGCFSIMELNPGGMPYNSGLVIDNTGELKLYYRKMHPWVPVEPWEPGDQGIPVIEGPKGSKIALIICHDGMFPEMARECAYKGAEIMIRTAGYTAPIRESWKFTNQSNAFCNLMVTANVCMCGTDGTFDSMGEGMIVNFDGSIIAHGTSGRPNEIITAEVRPDLVREARINWSVENNIYQFGHRGYVAVKGGAQDCPYTYMIDLAAGTYKLPWEADVIHTDGTSCGFEEPTRSFGENAHKDAAE
- a CDS encoding ABC transporter permease; protein product: MGDDTGLMTVLLAMFAGAIRVSTPFLFVSLGEMLTEKSGRINLGLEGTLVFGAMSGYAISYHTGSPWFGVLVAGVAGSFFGALHGYLCKLPKVNDIAIGIAMMLFGTGLAFFFGKAYIQPSAPRLPALSLGSWSDHPGIRQALEINPLFLLGVGLAVLLWWALKNTRYGLVLRTTGDSAPAALALGINVNLVRLLATTAGGFLAGIGGSFLSLYYPGSWTEGLSSGQGLMAVALVIFARWNPIYCFWAALLFGAAGALGPALQSIGISRGYHFFNAAPYILTLLIMIVSTSPKRSLKGAPGELSITK
- a CDS encoding ABC transporter permease, which gives rise to MADTTETLPLTADKGRFSETLERVRRSSEYVVMPILALIVSGILFSIFLFALGKSPVDFFSLVWRGGFGTSFSWQNTLARSAPLVFTALCVAIPARLGLVIIGGEGALVLGGFAAGAIAIPLIGVVPSYVLLAVMLLAAMIAGGAWIGCVGALRHFRGVNETIASLLMFYIAVSILNFFVEGALRDPSDPNKPSTAPIGSENMVGFIPGTDVHWGLVVGILLCGLLYLLMNRTTFGFAAQIAGGNLRAAQAQGLPVGKLVVISCAIAGACAGLAGFFEVAAIHGKANASLIAGYGFTGILVSFLARHNPLVIVPVAIFLGGIAASGGLVQRRMDLPDATVLLLQGLIFLVLLVSETFYGRLPFFRSKGAL
- a CDS encoding BMP family ABC transporter substrate-binding protein — its product is MSKFQLNRRSMLQNSAAGILGLSAAGIAKSAFASDLTVGIVYVGPRDDFGWNQAHAVAAAALKEVPGVTVVEEESVPETIAVQKSMESMINLDGAKMIFATSFGYYKPFVLDAAAKYPDVEFRHAAPLWTDADPKNAGSYFGYLDQAHYVDGVAAGLSTTTNKLGFVAAKPIGTVLRNINSFLLGARKVNPDATVQVIFTGEWSMPVREAEAANALVEAGCDVLTCHVDGPKVVIETAEARGIKCCGHNASQAPLAPNGFITGAEYKWETIYKQFASDLAEGTALPNFTGGGFDVDFVRSTPYGAGASEAAIAAADAARADVTAGKPIFTGPINKQDGTPLLAAGASLDNYEPSLDQTDFLVEGVIGSIT
- a CDS encoding 2-oxoglutarate and iron-dependent oxygenase domain-containing protein, with translation MSELELPVIDLAPAFAGTPEGLQLVAGELGKAARETGFFYVRNHGVEAELIDATFTAAHTLFAQPTDAKAALSRNFFKTNRGYVPMKGENLDPTKPSDLKEAYNIGLDLSADDPRILAGEPFRAVNLWPELPGWRDTVLSYFNAVWGLGRTLHRAIALDLGIEQTFFEDKLDAPLATLRLLHYPPQPDDADAGQIGAGTHTDYGNITILLPDAVGGLEVQRRDGVWLKAPTIEGAFVCNIGDCLMRWTNNIYVSTPHRVVNTGGRERYSIAFFLDPNPDAEVACLPTCQSSDKPAKYPPVSGADYLRMRLDASYEPVKTAASEDIRS
- the atzF gene encoding allophanate hydrolase — its product is MFDLPFTLTSLHTAYQDGLPAGDVVEEVYRRIEEIADPGIFIHLIDKAELLEEAAALGSFDPARPLWGIPFVIKDNIDAAGKPTTAGCPAYEFLAETDAFVVAKLKAAGALLIGKTNLDQFATGLVGVRSPYQPPKNAVDPAMVPGGSSSGSAVAVGHGIVSFSLGTDTAGSGRVPAALNNIVGLKPTLGALSASGVVPACRSLDTISIFALTVEDAYAAYQAAAGFDAADAYSRSIAAPPLSAVPPKLRIGIPDAASIEFFGDEVQAQSFADTIALLKDDGTDIIEVDFTPFYDVAHMLYEGAWVAERHTVLEDLMRDTPEVVHPVTRQVVGAALKLSATDAFRGIYRLKELARKTEPVMQSVDLLCVPTMPTFYSVADLDADPIGPNSRNGTYTNFVNLLDMCGLAVPVAPRSDGRPGNVTLLAAAGRDGFLAALGSRLEQAAPHTLGATGWALPKSTDLVPGATTGELALAVCGAHMSGMALNHELTSRSARFLETATTGKAYSFYALAGGPPKRPGLVRGKDGSGGEIDLEIWALPLSEVGSFLASIPEPLGLGTIELADGRSVQGFICEAAGTDGAENITHLKSWRTYIDTLGQTQPVAAAE